The Salvia splendens isolate huo1 chromosome 21, SspV2, whole genome shotgun sequence genome includes a window with the following:
- the LOC121784771 gene encoding molybdate-anion transporter-like codes for MGVVIESDIWEPNKSIYILLFIFSVVSIFCLPAKSSANVLDHASSASLLRFQRKFLLLFSISSVMEGLWAVFGEYELTFYGFGKDQLLNVISVGFAVSLFIGSFIGVLSDLLGHKKLCLLFFLLHLLVSLWKLVFGTSSFLLTSIFLSLASSIFSFGFEAWMVVEQDKLGQRQEVLNDMFWMMTFLESASFIGSQALANYLIDDNVIRNIKSLWIGAGVLAVLAVGLVTRGWQEATQTTILKDYRVSFHRHVISDKRIWLLSWAQSSVHFSVAAFWILWAPSIVADGREVSLGLIYPCLLGSKMLGSTGFPWFFHVPLVLRTEEYLMYAFTIMGFVLSIVAYDYQEIGLLVALFCLFQTCLGMVLPFLARLRTTYLPNEIRGGMMSLSLMPANAAILFLLVLRGHHYIANSTITSIAALGLFTAAGCMYSLKKWGKQLQPSRRNL; via the exons ATGGGGGTTGTGATTGAATCTGATATATGGGAACCAAACAAAtcaatttatatactattattCATCTTCTCTGTGGTTTCAATCTTCTGTTTGCCCGCCAAATCTAGTGCAAATGTGCTCGATCACGCGTCTTCCGCTTCTCTTCTCCGCTTCCAGCGCAAATTTCTCCTCCTCTTCTCTATTTCCTCAG TGATGGAGGGTTTATGGGCTGTGTTCGGAGAATACGAGTTGACGTTTTATGGATTCGGTAAAGATCAATTGCTGAATGTTATTTCCGTTGGATTTGCGGTCTCTCTGTTTATCGGGAGCTTTATCGGAGTGCTATCTGATTTATT AGGTCACAAGAAGCTGTGCTTATTGTTTTTCTTGCTACACCTTTTGGTGAGTTTATGGAAGCTAGTCTTTGGAACATCTTCGTTTTTGTTAACAAGCATCTTTCTTTCACTGGCATCGTCGATATTTTCCTTCGGGTTCGAGGCATGGATGGTTGTTGAGCAGGACAAG CTTGGGCAGAGGCAAGAGGTACTGAATGACATGTTTTGGATGATGACTTTTTTGGAGTCTGCATCTTTTATCGGAAGCCAGGCACTTGCAAATTATCTTATTGATGATAATGTGATCAGAAATATTAAATCTTTGTGGATTGGAGCTGGAGTTTTGGCTGTTCTTGCTGTTGGTCTTGTCACTCGAGGCTGGCAAGAAGCTACTCAAACAACGATTTTGAAGGATTATCGTGTTTCGTTTCACAGACATGTTATTAGTG ATAAAAGGATATGGCTCTTGTCGTGGGCACAATCTAGCGTGCATTTTTCTGTTGCAGCATTTTGGATTCTTTGGGCCCCATCTATAGTG GCTGATGGAAGGGAGGTGTCTTTGGGATTGATATATCCTTGTTTGCTTGGTTCAAAGATGCTTGGTAGCACTGGATTCCCATGGTTCTTCCACGTGCCATTAGTGCTTCGGACAGAGGAATACCTAATGTATGCATTCACCATAATGGGCTTTGTTTTGTCAATTGTGGCCTATGATTATCAG GAAATAGGGCTTCTTGTAGCATTATTCTGCTTATTTCAAACTTGCCTGGGCATGGTTTTGCCGTTTCTTGCCCGATTGAGAACAAC GTATCTGCCAAATGAAATTCGTGGCGGGATGATGAGCTTATCTCTCATGCCTGCAAATGCAGCAATCTTGTTTCTTCTGGTCCTG AGAGGTCATCACTACATCGCAAATTCAACTATTACCTCTATTGCTGCTCTTGGGCTGTTTACAGCAGCTGGCTGCATGTATTCGTTAAAAAAATGGGGAAAACAACTCCAGCCGAGTAGACGCAACTTGTGA
- the LOC121784770 gene encoding molybdate-anion transporter-like → MGVVIESDIWEPNKSIYILLFIFSVVSIFCLPAKSSANVLDHASSASLLRFQRKFLLLFSISSVMEGLWAVFGEYELTFYGFGKDQLLNVISVGFAVSLFIGSFIGVLSDLLGHKKLCLLFFLLHLLVSLWKLVFGTSSFLLTSIFLSLASSIFSFGFEAWMVVEQDKLGQRQEVLNDMFWMMTFLESASFIGSQALANYLIDDNVIRNIKSLWIGAGVLAVLAVGLVTRGWQEATQTTILKDYRVSFHRHVISDKRIWLLSWAQSSVHFSVAAFWILWAPSIVADGREVSLGLIYPCLLGSKMLGSTGFPWFFHVPLVLRTEEYLMYAFTIMGFALSIVAYDYQEIGLLVALFCLFQTCLGMVLPFLARLRTTYLPNEIRGGMMSLSLMPANAAILFLLVLRGHHYIANSTITSIAALGLFTAAGCMYSLKKWGKQLQPSRRNL, encoded by the exons ATGGGGGTTGTGATTGAATCTGATATATGGGAACCAAACAAAtcaatttatatactattattCATCTTCTCTGTGGTTTCAATCTTCTGTTTGCCCGCCAAATCTAGTGCAAATGTGCTCGATCACGCGTCTTCCGCTTCTCTTCTCCGCTTCCAGCGCAAATTTCTCCTCCTCTTCTCTATTTCCTCAG TGATGGAGGGTTTATGGGCTGTGTTCGGAGAATACGAGTTGACGTTTTATGGATTCGGTAAAGATCAATTGCTGAATGTTATTTCCGTTGGATTTGCGGTCTCTCTGTTTATCGGGAGCTTTATCGGAGTGCTATCTGATTTATT AGGTCACAAGAAGCTGTGCTTATTGTTTTTCTTGCTACACCTTTTGGTGAGTTTATGGAAGCTAGTCTTTGGAACATCTTCGTTTTTGTTAACAAGCATCTTTCTTTCACTGGCATCGTCGATATTTTCCTTCGGGTTCGAGGCATGGATGGTTGTTGAGCAGGACAAG CTTGGGCAGAGGCAAGAGGTACTGAATGACATGTTTTGGATGATGACTTTTTTGGAGTCTGCATCTTTTATCGGAAGCCAGGCACTTGCAAATTATCTTATTGATGATAATGTGATCAGAAATATTAAATCTTTGTGGATTGGAGCTGGAGTTTTGGCTGTTCTTGCTGTTGGTCTTGTCACTCGAGGCTGGCAAGAAGCTACTCAAACAACGATTTTGAAGGATTATCGTGTTTCATTTCACAGACATGTTATTAGTG ATAAAAGGATATGGCTCTTGTCGTGGGCACAATCTAGCGTGCATTTTTCTGTTGCAGCATTTTGGATTCTTTGGGCCCCATCTATAGTG GCTGATGGAAGGGAGGTGTCTTTGGGATTGATATATCCTTGTTTGCTTGGTTCAAAGATGCTTGGTAGTACTGGATTCCCATGGTTCTTCCACGTGCCATTAGTGCTTCGGACAGAGGAATACCTAATGTATGCATTCACCATAATGGGCTTTGCTTTGTCAATTGTGGCCTATGATTATCAG GAAATAGGGCTTCTTGTGGCATTATTCTGCTTATTTCAAACTTGCCTGGGAATGGTTTTGCCGTTTCTTGCCCGATTGAGAACAAC GTATCTGCCAAATGAAATTCGTGGCGGGATGATGAGCTTATCTCTCATGCCTGCAAATGCAGCAATCTTGTTTCTTCTGGTCCTG AGAGGTCATCACTACATCGCAAATTCAACTATTACCTCTATTGCGGCTCTTGGGCTGTTTACAGCAGCTGGCTGCATGTATTCGTTAAAAAAATGGGGAAAACAACTCCAGCCGAGTAGACGCAACTTGTGA
- the LOC121784066 gene encoding casein kinase II subunit alpha-2-like gives MEIKREIKILQNLCGGPNVVKLLDIVRDQHSKTPSLIFEFVNSTDFKVLYPTLTDYDIRYYIYELLKALDYSHSQGIMHRDVKPHNVMIDHELRKLRLIDWGLAEFYHPGKEYNVRVASRYFKGPELLVDLQDYDYSLDMWSLGCMFAGMIFQKEPFFYGHDNQDQLVKIAKVLGTDELNACLHKYRLELDPQLEALVGRHSRKPWSKFVNSDNQHLVSPEAIDFLDKLLRYDHQDRLTAREAMAHPYFSQVRAAENSRSRTQ, from the exons ATGGAG ATAAAAAGAGAGATCAAAATTCTGCAGAACCTATGTGGGGGACCCAATGTTGTCAAACTCCTTGACATTGTTAGAGATCAGCACTCTAAAACTCCTAGCCTGATATTCGAATTCGTTAATAGTACAGATTTCAAAGTTCTGTACCCCACATTAACCGATTATGACATACGCTACTACATATATGAGCTTCTCAAG GCACTGGATTACTCTCACTCCCAGGGAATAATGCACAGAGATGTTAAGCCTCATAATGTAATGATAGACCATGAATTGCGAAAGCTTCGCTTGATTGACTGGGGTCTTGCAGAATTTTACCACCCTGGCAAGGAGTATAATGTCCGTGTTGCTTCAAG ATACTTCAAGGGTCCAGAACTTCTCGTTGACTTGCAAGACTATGACTATTCCTTGGATATGTGGAGCCTGGGTTGCATGTTTGCCGGGATG ATTTTTCAGAAAGAACCTTTTTTCTATGGACATGATAACCAGGATCAACTTGTGAAAATCGCTAAG GTCCTTGGGACTGATGAGTTAAATGCGTGTCTACACAAATACCGGTTGGAGCTTGATCCTCAACTAGAAGCTCTTGTTGGAAG GCATAGCAGGAAACCATGGTCGAAGTTTGTTAATTCAGATAATCAGCATCTTGTGTCACCAGAG GCCATCGATTTCCTCGACAAACTCCTGCGATATGATCATCAAGATAGGCTCACAGCAAGAGAAGCTATG GCTCATCCATACTTCTCGCAAGTAAGGGCTGCAGAGAATAGCAGGAGCCGAACTCAATAG